A single window of Stigmatopora nigra isolate UIUO_SnigA chromosome 20, RoL_Snig_1.1, whole genome shotgun sequence DNA harbors:
- the LOC144213906 gene encoding arrestin red cell-like isoform X2, translating to MGDQATTRVFKKTSPNGKISVYLGKRDFVDHLDHVDSVDGVVLADPEYVQDRKVFVSLACVFRYGREDVDVLGLSFRKDLHVSTLQAFPPILEPKPLSSLQEKLLRKLGANAHPFRFGIPENLPCSVTLQPGPEETGKACGVDYELMAYCAKVAGEKLHPRNSVQLVIRKVQYAPEKKGPQPVAECSRGFLMSERPLQLEASLDKELYYHGEPINVNVHVSNNSSKTIRKVKIAVRQYADICLFSKAQYKCPVAELEADEQVCASSTFCQVYTLTPSMGANRLKRGLALDGKLKHQDTNLASSTIMKDNCNKEALGIVVSYRVKVKLVVSRGSDISLELPFVLMHPKPSDPQPAASPDAVAAESSDLLAFDSEVPCQSDELVFHDFTRLDLTGDEGDVDPLF from the exons ATGGGAGACCAAGCAACCACCAG AGTCTTCAAGAAGACCAGCCCCAATGGCAAG ATTAGCGTTTACCTGGGCAAACGGGACTTTGTGGACCACCTGGACCACGTGGACTCAGTTG ACGGTGTGGTCCTGGCGGATCCCGAGTATGTACAGGATCGCAAAG TCTTCGTGAGTCTGGCGTGCGTCTTCCGTTACGGCCGGGAGGACGTGGACGTCCTGGGCCTGTCCTTTCGGAAGGATCTTCACGTCAGCACCCTGCAGGCCTTCCCTCCCATCCTGGAACCCAAGCCTTTGAGTTCCCTGCAGGAGAAGCTGCTACGCAAGCTAGGCGCTAACGCACACCCCTTCCGCTTCGGG ATCCCCGAGAACCTACCCTGCTCCGTTACCTTGCAACCTGGACCCGAGGAAACTGGGAAGGCGTGTGGCGTTGACTACGAACTGATGGCGTACTGCGCCAAGGTGGCGGGGGAGAAGCTCCACCCCAG GAACTCGGTCCAGCTGGTGATCCGGAAGGTCCAGTACGCCCCAGAGAAGAAAGGTCCTCAACCCGTGGCCGAGTGTAGCCGTGGCTTCCTCATGTCCGAGCGACCACTACAACTGGAGGCCTCACTGGACAAAGAG CTGTACTACCACGGCGAACCCATCAATGTCAATGTACACGTTTCCAACAACTCCAGTAAGACAATCCGGAAGGTGAAGATTGCGG TGCGCCAGTATGCTGACATCTGTCTGTTCTCCAAGGCTCAGTACAAATGTCCTGTAGCCGAATTGGAAGCCGA TGAGCAGGTATGTGCAAGCTCCACCTTCTGCCAAGTGTATACCCTGACTCCTAGCATGGGTGCTAACCGTTTGAAGAGAGGACTGGCACTGGATGGCAAGCTAAAGCACCAAGACACCAATCTGGCATCCAGTACCAT AATGAAAGACAATTGCAACAAGGAGGCGTTGGGTATCGTGGTGTCCTACAGAGTCAAAGTCAAACTAGTGGTTTCTCGTGGGAG CGACATCTCATTGGAGCTTCCCTTCGTCCTGATGCATCCCAAACCCAGTGACCCGCAACCAG CAGCTTCGCCAGACGCCGTAGCGGCCGAGTCTAGCGACCTGCTGGCTTTTGACAGCGA
- the LOC144213906 gene encoding arrestin red cell-like isoform X1: MGDQATTRVFKKTSPNGKISVYLGKRDFVDHLDHVDSVDGVVLADPEYVQDRKVFVSLACVFRYGREDVDVLGLSFRKDLHVSTLQAFPPILEPKPLSSLQEKLLRKLGANAHPFRFGVSLPRGSATRSHGLPPSWRFQIPENLPCSVTLQPGPEETGKACGVDYELMAYCAKVAGEKLHPRNSVQLVIRKVQYAPEKKGPQPVAECSRGFLMSERPLQLEASLDKELYYHGEPINVNVHVSNNSSKTIRKVKIAVRQYADICLFSKAQYKCPVAELEADEQVCASSTFCQVYTLTPSMGANRLKRGLALDGKLKHQDTNLASSTIMKDNCNKEALGIVVSYRVKVKLVVSRGSDISLELPFVLMHPKPSDPQPAASPDAVAAESSDLLAFDSEVPCQSDELVFHDFTRLDLTGDEGDVDPLF; this comes from the exons ATGGGAGACCAAGCAACCACCAG AGTCTTCAAGAAGACCAGCCCCAATGGCAAG ATTAGCGTTTACCTGGGCAAACGGGACTTTGTGGACCACCTGGACCACGTGGACTCAGTTG ACGGTGTGGTCCTGGCGGATCCCGAGTATGTACAGGATCGCAAAG TCTTCGTGAGTCTGGCGTGCGTCTTCCGTTACGGCCGGGAGGACGTGGACGTCCTGGGCCTGTCCTTTCGGAAGGATCTTCACGTCAGCACCCTGCAGGCCTTCCCTCCCATCCTGGAACCCAAGCCTTTGAGTTCCCTGCAGGAGAAGCTGCTACGCAAGCTAGGCGCTAACGCACACCCCTTCCGCTTCGGGGTAAGTCTACCGAGGGGTTCCGCCACAAGATCCCATGGCTTACCCCCCTCCTGGCGCTTTCAGATCCCCGAGAACCTACCCTGCTCCGTTACCTTGCAACCTGGACCCGAGGAAACTGGGAAGGCGTGTGGCGTTGACTACGAACTGATGGCGTACTGCGCCAAGGTGGCGGGGGAGAAGCTCCACCCCAG GAACTCGGTCCAGCTGGTGATCCGGAAGGTCCAGTACGCCCCAGAGAAGAAAGGTCCTCAACCCGTGGCCGAGTGTAGCCGTGGCTTCCTCATGTCCGAGCGACCACTACAACTGGAGGCCTCACTGGACAAAGAG CTGTACTACCACGGCGAACCCATCAATGTCAATGTACACGTTTCCAACAACTCCAGTAAGACAATCCGGAAGGTGAAGATTGCGG TGCGCCAGTATGCTGACATCTGTCTGTTCTCCAAGGCTCAGTACAAATGTCCTGTAGCCGAATTGGAAGCCGA TGAGCAGGTATGTGCAAGCTCCACCTTCTGCCAAGTGTATACCCTGACTCCTAGCATGGGTGCTAACCGTTTGAAGAGAGGACTGGCACTGGATGGCAAGCTAAAGCACCAAGACACCAATCTGGCATCCAGTACCAT AATGAAAGACAATTGCAACAAGGAGGCGTTGGGTATCGTGGTGTCCTACAGAGTCAAAGTCAAACTAGTGGTTTCTCGTGGGAG CGACATCTCATTGGAGCTTCCCTTCGTCCTGATGCATCCCAAACCCAGTGACCCGCAACCAG CAGCTTCGCCAGACGCCGTAGCGGCCGAGTCTAGCGACCTGCTGGCTTTTGACAGCGA